The Bacteroidota bacterium genomic interval GGGCATCGAATCAAGAATATTAATTTCTTCGCCATGCACTTCTCTTTTTAGAATATCTCGTGGAATCTGATTTTTCATTGCAGCAACTCCGCCCCATACCGCACAAGTTCCGATTGCAACCAACAATTTAGCTCTCTTACGAATTGCGTGGAGCGCTTCAAGGTCGCGCGACTGGGCTACTACACCTTCAACGAAAGCAATATCCAATAGAGTTGTGTTATCATTATTTGTTTGAGCCATTTCCCAATCGCGTATATCCAATGCGTTTGCTAAATGAATTAATTCGTCTTCGCAATTCAGGATTGCCAATTGATCGCCGGCGCAGGATGTTAATCCAAAAATTCCAATTTTAGGTTTGTTATTTTCCATAGTCGATTCCATTTTAAAATTCGATTAACTCGGGCATATTTACAATGTCCCAATAGCTAAATATAGGACCATCTATGCAAGTGTATTTATATCCGATGGCACAATGTCCGCACTTCCCGACACCACACTCCATACGACGTTCTAAAGACATTAAAATGTGGTCTTTCGAAAAGTTAAGTTTTAACAATTTATCTAATACAAATTTATAAAAAATTGGCGGTCCGCAAACGGCGGCATAAGTATTCTGTACATCTAAATCTTTTACGTGTTGAAATAGTTCTGTTACCATACCGATTTTACCGCGCCACGGATGAGCTCCCGGATATTGATATGCCTGTTCAACAGTCAACAGACACTCGAGGTCTGTTCGGCGCATCAGCGATTCCATTTCATCCCTGAACAAAACGTCGTCGGGAGATTTTGTCCCATACATTAAAACGACCCGACCAAACTGGCTGCGATTATCAAGTATATAATTCAGTAACGAACGCAGTGGAGCCATTCCAAGTCCGCCGGCAATAATTAAAATATCGTG includes:
- a CDS encoding FAD/NAD(P)-binding protein, giving the protein MDRHSHLNYSTNARASNVMMPDLARLVRVIPMVEDNYMFLFRFEDPALNDKFLYKPGQFAEITVIGTGEAPISISSTPTRKGVLEMCIRRMGRVTNALYNLPENSLVGIRGPYGNGYPVEEMKGHDILIIAGGLGMAPLRSLLNYILDNRSQFGRVVLMYGTKSPDDVLFRDEMESLMRRTDLECLLTVEQAYQYPGAHPWRGKIGMVTELFQHVKDLDVQNTYAAVCGPPIFYKFVLDKLLKLNFSKDHILMSLERRMECGVGKCGHCAIGYKYTCIDGPIFSYWDIVNMPELIEF